GTAAGTGActagtcaagaaacacttaactgacaatggaccttgggagactccaatccacatctgaggagtattcctgggaacattcaaggtagcatgtgagcaatggtgGCGCCTGAAAACAGAGTCATGTAttgacatgtgacttgcccatgtgactccaaactccatcttgctgctgtgattttcaacagtaagaacaaaggggtttccttccacatggcagagaatataaaagaccctggaaacccctccattttgtcttcaatcctgtttctgacttctggaggaactttgctagaaactgaagctctgaacaaacgACTGAACGACCCATCCAGGCTCGGATGTTTGTACTCCAGAGACCTGATTGGTTTAAATCAGCAGGAATCCCATCAAGCCTGAAACAAtcctgaactaagaactttgcaattgttgtacGTATTTGATTCCATTTAGTCAATTTTAattctcatctatatttctttctttttatgaataaacctttagattttagattctataggattggcaacagcctgatttgtgggtaagatctgacttgtacattgacctgggtctggggcttggtcatttgggatcgggagaacctttattcttttactggggtattggttttcacaaccgttcatccccataaggagtggtgctggtggtgataaaAGGGACCTGGAGTATCTGAGGGAactgcttgtatgacttctggttagccagtggggtaaaatgGAACTCCTCTCTGACTTTCtcttggctggtttggtgccttagtaGTGAAGGACCCCCAGCCTGCagctgtgactgccctgttctaagcaatttgtcctgaattgaaaTTCTTATAGTGTCCCTGCCAAAGGCCACATTGTTACACCTGGCTGCAAGGCCAGGTCATGGGAAGAGAGACTACCAAAGCAATGGAGCGACCTTTGGTGGCGGTGTCGTATGGGGAGACAACTGCTATGCCCTGCCTAGCCATGAGGGGACCTTGCTGCCATGAGTGGAACCATTTTTCaggctcctgggggggggagggaggctattTTGTGGGGTTTTCTGATGGACGATTGGGGGGGCTCCTGAGGGGGGATATTGAGGGAGTACAAAGGGATTGAGGGGGCTCCTGagtcgggtgaccagatgtcctgattttagagggacagtcccgatatttcagGCTTTTTTCTTTCTAgatgcctattaccctccacccctgtcccgatttttcacacttgctctctggtcaccctactcctgagGGGAGAAATCCCAGTTTTCTGAGCACCTCTAGCATCAGTTGTCTAGATGACAAAATGGATATTGTCATGATCAGCAGCTCCAGCACAAGGCTGCAAACCTTAATGCAGGCTACCGTGGTGTGTGGCATAGTGCTGGAGAAGCAAGCATCCCCTTCTGAGACTTGGGCCAACCCCCTGGGTCTCTGGTCTCCCTGGTGGCCATGCAGCAGGGGGAACCGGATGCAGCACAGGAGACACCGTCCCAACCCAATAAGTCCCTTACATGTGTTCAAATTCTCTGCTTGGGCTCCATGGGGAATGTATCTCCAGGGGTTCAAGGAATGGGCCATTATTGTTTGTGAAATGAAGGATGTGGCTCCATTCGAAGATGGAAGCACCTGCTTCTCTCCATGCTCCATTTCTCCTCTGCCTCCATTCTCCtcttccctaccccacccccaagGTCCTTCCAAATCCACCCTGTCCCCAATCCCGTTCCCTGCTTTCTTCCTAGCCCATCAGCACCTTCACCACTAAATCCTCTTTAAAGAAAGCCCTTTCCTTTGCCCTGGTGTCTCCATCCCCCAACCTCATATGTGATGTACCCATGTTGTTGGTAGGTAAGCCATTTCCAAGCCGGGTAGAAATGTCCACTGCCTGGAGCAGCCTGGAAAAATAGGAATTTCCTGcaggaaaaatccccaaatgaagCTTTCCAATTGGGAAATCAGAGTTTTCTTGCAGGTAAATTTAAAAGGGTGGAATAACCAAAACGGTGGATAAAGGTTGGGAAAACAATTCAGCAAGAAGATTCACATCAAATGCAAGGTAGAAGCTTAACCATAGAGAAGCTTTATTGTCGTAACACAAACTGCAGGTATTTGCCCTTCTAATTATGCAGAAGGTGGAAGCAGAATTTCCAAACCATTTTATATCACATTTGCAAAAGCAGCAATCGCTGTAAAATCAGACAGCCACAATTTTCAAAATCTTTTGACGACAAGCAAGTAGGATTGTAAAGTTCAGCTTTTTTGTAGTCACTGACTCACCAGATAGTCCAGGTAATTCTAGTGAGGTATCTTCAAAGAGATCCAGAAAAACACTTAGCCAATGTGAGCTATTTGTGAGCATGATGAAAATGGCTATGTTTTCACACACCACGTCTTTAATATCATGCTAGCGGGACGTGATTACCCCTAACATCATGTTGGTTAATCATATCCAGCGAACATACTGCTAAATGCGGATCGGctggtagtgatcgatctatcggggatcgatttatccgatcgctctgccgtcgactccggaactccaccactgctgagaggcagaagcggagttgacgggggagcggcggcattcgaccccgcgccgtgaggatgcaaggtaagtcgatctaagatacgtcgacttcagctatgctattctcgaagctgaagttgcatatcttagattctcccccacccccagtgtagaccagggctaaggctCTGGCCTCTTCCCACTGCCAGATCACTGCAAAATGTCCTTAACGTCAATGGGAATCAGGGCCTGAGCGTTTGGTTACCACGTGTTCTAACGCTATGTAACTTCCCAGCACagaccggccccaggacagacacTGGTTACGGACTATGAAATACGGTGCACATCAGTAGTGTCGTGGGTGGTGTGTAGCGGGACATGAGCCAACCACCATCTGAGCCCAACACAATGTGATTACAATCCACACACCCCAGGTTAGCCTGAGCCATGAAAGTGATTCTTGGACACCAGGAAAACCAAAACTCAGCGTGAAAAAACAAGCAACTAACTACAACTCCAATCACAGGAGAGATATCCGGGGGTCGCTCTGTTCTGATAGCTTTCCTGGACTAGTATATTGGCTGCTAGTTGCTTAGGTCCAGATTCTGGTATGTGCTCACTTACACTGGAaatccctttgacttcactgCAAGTCAGGGCCATATTTAGTGGGAGCTCTGCACTGTTCTCTGTGTTCACAGGAAAGGTTAAACTTTCCTCAAAGGGACactttgtgatgcaggtggttAGACTAGGTGATCctaagggtcccttctggccttaaacatcGATGGATTTTCAGCCACTTCAGGGCTGAAATTTAGGTGTGGTTCATTTTACAAAAATGTCAAACCCTAATCCCTATAGAATGGGTTCATGAGATTGTGTGAAGCACGTTAATCAAGGCAAAGAGTTTGGTTTGGATTTCAAGATTTCTCTGCTTTGGTGGCATCCAAACATCACACATGGCAGCCAAACATGTGCGAGCGCATGAGAGCCTAAGAAAGAAAGTGACTCGGTGAGCTGCAAAAAGTAAAAGGCCAGATCTTGACGTCAGTCCAGTTGgaaataagcaaaatattttaacggtgagggtgattaagcactggaacaagttaccaagggttgtggcggattctccagccctggagatttttaactcaagactggatgtttctctaagagatctgctctagtaATTAtcctggggcagttctctggcctgtgttatgcaggagatcagacttgatcatcacaatggtcccttttgaccttggAAGCTATGAATCTGTGAAAGTTACACTAACTTTACGCCATATgagggtgtggccccagctgcttAAATAATGAAAACTGGAGAATGTCTTAAAAACTGTGTCAGGTATTATTACTAAATAACACAGAGCAAAGTTTTGTTACATGGTATTTGTTCTGAGTCTCCTTCAACTTTCCTTTTGGGGTGTTTAACAGAAATTGTGGGATCAGAGACCTTTACCTCAATTTTACCCATTTCCCTACATTAGAaaagaatatttgtttttaaaacacaccAAACTCTGGAGATCTTTTTTGACAGTGTCTTTTTAGCACTGTATTTGAGAATGAAGGGTAATGTCACCTCCCTACCAGCTGGCTCTGATCTCCAGCTGCCATCAGGTACGTTGCTCTTTTGTGGCTGTTGTTAATCTGTTTTTTCTGCTCTCTCCAAAGCCCTTTTCAGGACTCTCTGAGCATCTTCTGCAACTCGAGCCACAAAAGTACAGAGCAATCTGCCCGTGACTCTGTAAGACGTCACTGCTGCTATCACAGTACCAATCCCTGGAATCATGCTGATGAAAAACTTAGCTATCATCATAACCTGCCCTGTAGCCTCTTCCAGAAGTTCAAAAGCCTGATCTCTTGATCTATCTTTGGCCAGCGGGAATTCTATCACAGTCTTCAGCTCACCAGACTTGCCCGTGGGCTTTTCAAGGGCTCTGAGGGAATAGTCGTCCAGGCCAAAGCTCTCACAGAACTCGGTCATGTTATCCACCAAGATGCCAACATCCCACCAAACAGAGAGAAACGGGAGAGGAATAGTAGCAATAGCGCCTGACTTAAAGGCTTGCTTCCAGATCTGCTGCTCCACAGCCTCTTTCTTCCAGTTTAAGGGttgttcagaggtgctgagcaggaCATGAAAGATGGCGTGTCTCCTGTGAGTGTCGAGTTCATTCGAAAAGGTCTCCTGAAGTCGGGAAGCATCATACTTCTCAAAGTCCCATCTCGACACCAGAAAAACCTGTGGGGAAAGGATGCCTGCTTTTTGCAGGTTCCTGATGCAATCATTTCTGATTGTCTGCACGACTGTCTCCTCCTTGACCTtcgtttttccttttctttcacaGCACAAGTCCATGTCCACCTTGGAGCGGACAAAGTAAAACTTCTTCCCCATCCTCTGTATCTCCTGGGCCAGGTTGGCATCTGACTCTCGGAACTGCACTGCTGTGATAATGATGAAGAAATCATAGCGAGCAAAATCCACCTTCTCCACATATGTGTTTGCTGGATAATTTGGCGTCCCGATCCCAGGCAGGTCCCACATTGTGACATTTGGGTGCTTGGGATGTGGATAAGGAGTTGGCTCCTTTGCTGAATCCATCACCTCGGTCTCAGCTGCACCTTCATCATCGTCAGCTAGGCTTCTGATGGCATTGATGAAAGGTGACTTGCCAGAGCCCTGTTCTCCGGTGATGGCAACATCGAGCTGGGTGTTTTTTAACAACGCATCAGATTTCTTCACCACTGCGATGGCTTCAGTGAGGTTTCCTGCATGGACAGCAGCCTGGAATTCTTCAGATTCCTCCTGGGACAGGCCACTAAGGTGACTGCCCCTTTCTAAAAATAAATCAGCCCAGAGAGTTCTTGTACCTGCCATTTTCCTGGGGAAAGAAACACCAATTCCAGCCATGATCAGTACTTTGTGCCCGGAGACAATTTATTAACCTGCACACAGTAAACATATAGAGATCTCTCTTATTAGTGCGCACAAAAACCCACTGAGTTGTAAGAAAAGGATCTTTGGTTACAAATTGCAAGAAGTCAAATAATCTAATAACTTCTCAGAGTGGCCAGCAGGGAAGGGTTCATTTCCACATAAACTGACTGGCAGtgccccagtgtgacactgtggggGGCTCTGCTGCAGGGTCTGTGTTCTGGGTGGCAGGAGAGGCCGTGtgcccctcagtgctgaccccacTGTCCAGCCCGGCgctgtgcagcagggagcagggggaggggcacagtcGAGTGTCATCTCCCCGCGGAGTCAATGCTTTACCTGATGTCccagcgtggtgctggggggcgctgtgctgcacaGAACAAGGGGGGAGACAATCCCCGCGGAGTCAGAGCTGACCTGCGTGCACCAGCACGTTGTCAGGGAGAGCTCGTCTGCGGGGACAATCTCGGGGGTGCGGGGGAATGCAGCACTTTTAAGTTTCTGAAATAACAggggacaaagagtcctgtggcacattatagactaacagacgtattgctccaatacatctgttagtctataaggtgccacaggactctttgtcgctttttacagatccagactaacacggctacccctctgatacttgaaatctCTCCTCTGTCCAAAAAACTGAACCTGGTCTGACCCTGTGATTTCGAGTCTCAACTTAATTTCTTTGGTTCTGTGGGTCTGGACTTGGGGAATAGCATGGGACAGACTTTTGTCCTCTCTCTTCTACCTTCAGCTGAATCCTGTGTCGAGGTCAGCTCTCATGCGGGGACGCCTGGAACGAATCCTCaattaacataagaacggccagactgggtcagaccaaaggtccatctagcccagtgtcctgtcttccgacaatagccagtgccgggtgccccagagggaatgaacagaacagataatcaccaAGTGACCCATCCCTTGTCTAGCTGTGCCATCTTCTGGCAATCAGCACTTTATAGCTTAACACCAGCAGCCCCAGCTGACAAAAACACCTCTCATTCTCACTCCTGCCGCTGGGAAACAATGCAAATAGAAATGAGACTCTCCTTTCGGGGGTGGTATTCTGGGTTCAATAAAAGACCAGGAATCAGGGCTCCTACATTCCTTGCTGAGGCCTGGGAATGGTGCGGGCTCTGGTGGGTTACAGCAGGGCGGGCTGGGAGTTCGGTtccctggtttctattcctgtctctgggTCACAGCCAGTGCACTGGAACGGGGGCGccatggggccatggccctcccactttttaccggcCGCAAGGGTGAgcgatggggggagaggggatggagaggagcgagtggggggcagagttttggGGAAAGAGACGGTGTGAGGGCAGGGTTCATGGAGAAGAGGTGGCACTGGGGTGTGGTCTCGGGGGATGGGGCAGTGCAGGTTGGCGGCCCTGCGGGGAACAAGCGGCCtatggggcagggccatggggaagaggagcctgggggggcagggccacggTTCGGGTGCTagtggccctcccacttttagaGAGCTTCAGTgcgggaggggcctcagggctggggtaaggggtcagtgtgcgggagggggtgtgggcacaggagggggctccgggctgaggacTGGGGTtgagggtgctggctctgggagggagttaggttgcaggagggggctcagtgtgaggcagggtgttggggtgcaggaggtagtTTCGGGTGTGGGAGGTTTGAGGGGTGTGGGATCCAGTCGGGCGGGGCATACAtcaggcagctcccggtcggcggcgcagcagggctaaggcagggtcctggcctgccctggcccacaccgcttctggaagcggccagcacgtgcctgcagcccctggggtgggagcagtgggctctatgtgctgcccttgcctgcaggctcCACCCACGCAGCTCTCATTGGAcatagttcccagccaatgggagctgcagagtcggtgTTCGGGGCGGGGACAGCACAcggagaccccctgccccaggggctgcagggatgtgccagTCACTTCCGGGAgtagcgtggagccagggcaggcagagaacCTGCCTTAGCACTGCTGTGCCACTGGACTTTCAGCAGCTgaaaatctcccggtttggcttcagGAGCCTCcgggagattcatagattcatagattctaggactggaagggacctcgagaggtcatcgagtccagtcccctgcccgcatggcaggaccaaatactgtctagaccatccctgatagacatttatctaacctactcttaaatatctccagagatggagattccacaacctccctaggcaatttgttccagtgtttaaccaccctgacagttagcaacttttttctaatgtccaacctagacctcccttgctgcagtttaagcccattgcttcttgttctatccttagaggctaaggtgaacaagttttctccctcctccttatgacacccttttagatacctgaaaactgctatcatgtccctagAGCCCGGTTCTGGGAGTCTACAGCGAAaatgggagggttggcaaccctaacctccacccccagccccgatGCCTCCCCAGGGAAGAGAAGCACAAAGAGAACCCCCCATGTGTGGGGGTGGCCGGTCCCCAGGGGAATGCAGGGAACCCCCAAAGCTGCCAGTGACTAAAGCTAAAGGAAACCATTAGTGGTTCAAGCGCATCCAGCCCCCAAGAGCAAGCGCCCCTGTCCTCTGGCAGCATCGTGGTGCAGCCGATCTAGGGACGAACCTTACGCAGCCCGTGCTGATGAACCGTCCTGTGTCCTCCTCTTTGctgctggggaaaaatcagttgcTGGGGGGAAAATCTCTCCTGGACTTTGCTTCAGAGGCTGAAATGAAGAGAAGGGTCTGGCTTCTCTAACAATTAAAGTTTCCTGTTTTATCGAGGCAGGGGTCAGGGCTGagaaaggggtggaacaggattCAGTCCCACCCCTACTGGGAACAGATCCTTGATAAACCCTGTTCCGTTTTTCCGTTTTTTTCCCTGTTCTCTATCCACAGCTGCAGCATGAATCAGTCCATCCTCAGGCATTGCAGGTTCTCTTCTCTTCTCATCAGGGCAGCCCGGTATCCccttcctcagccctctgccaagTAGAGCCTATACCTGAaaccccaaactccctgcccccaacccctgcctggTGCACAAAGAGACACATGGGGAATTGTTCCCCTTCTGTGTTTCTCCCCCCTTGGGAGATGTGCTGAGATCAGGCCCTGGGCGGATTCTCCACCATGTTGTGtcgtcatttacaccagtgcaaaatgggtCTAGAGCTGCTCTTCTGGATCACTAGAGCTGCACACctgctttgcacaggtgtgaatgagTGTGCGAGGTGCAGGCAATGGAGAATCTTTCATCCCTCAAACAGCCCTGTCTGATTCACAGGGAGCTTTGTGACAGTCTCAGGAGCCAGTTTGGATCCTGTGTTCCTGGAAACCGAAAGCAACAGGCTGAGCTGCCCCTTTCCCAGAAATGGGAGGAACCTGGGAAGCGGGGCTGATTCTGAGCCACCAAACTGCAACCAAAATTCCTACAGCCCTTAACTCTTGCAAGGAAACACAGGGAGTGCCTGGCACGTGGAGCTGTTTAGCCGGCAGCCACCCGACagcagctcgaaagcttgtctccctcccccatgcaggttgatccaatacaagatattagctcacccaccgtgtctctcATAAGTGGGGGTGGTTTTGCtgttgtggggaactttcctggcttcttcaTGATCCCGATGGAATCGGACAGCAACAGGATCTGAGTGGTCGCT
Above is a window of Chrysemys picta bellii isolate R12L10 chromosome 20, ASM1138683v2, whole genome shotgun sequence DNA encoding:
- the LOC101954072 gene encoding interferon-inducible GTPase 5-like isoform X1, with the translated sequence MAGIGVSFPRKMAGTRTLWADLFLERGSHLSGLSQEESEEFQAAVHAGNLTEAIAVVKKSDALLKNTQLDVAITGEQGSGKSPFINAIRSLADDDEGAAETEVMDSAKEPTPYPHPKHPNVTMWDLPGIGTPNYPANTYVEKVDFARYDFFIIITAVQFRESDANLAQEIQRMGKKFYFVRSKVDMDLCCERKGKTKVKEETVVQTIRNDCIRNLQKAGILSPQVFLVSRWDFEKYDASRLQETFSNELDTHRRHAIFHVLLSTSEQPLNWKKEAVEQQIWKQAFKSGAIATIPLPFLSVWWDVGILVDNMTEFCESFGLDDYSLRALEKPTGKSGELKTVIEFPLAKDRSRDQAFELLEEATGQVMMIAKFFISMIPGIGTVIAAVTSYRVTGRLLCTFVARVAEDAQRVLKRALERAEKTD
- the LOC101954072 gene encoding interferon-inducible GTPase 5-like isoform X2 encodes the protein MAGTRTLWADLFLERGSHLSGLSQEESEEFQAAVHAGNLTEAIAVVKKSDALLKNTQLDVAITGEQGSGKSPFINAIRSLADDDEGAAETEVMDSAKEPTPYPHPKHPNVTMWDLPGIGTPNYPANTYVEKVDFARYDFFIIITAVQFRESDANLAQEIQRMGKKFYFVRSKVDMDLCCERKGKTKVKEETVVQTIRNDCIRNLQKAGILSPQVFLVSRWDFEKYDASRLQETFSNELDTHRRHAIFHVLLSTSEQPLNWKKEAVEQQIWKQAFKSGAIATIPLPFLSVWWDVGILVDNMTEFCESFGLDDYSLRALEKPTGKSGELKTVIEFPLAKDRSRDQAFELLEEATGQVMMIAKFFISMIPGIGTVIAAVTSYRVTGRLLCTFVARVAEDAQRVLKRALERAEKTD